From the genome of Medicago truncatula cultivar Jemalong A17 chromosome 2, MtrunA17r5.0-ANR, whole genome shotgun sequence:
CCAACCAAATCCCTATCCCATCTGTTAGGGGAGACACCGTTGTAACCTATCTCCCAATTTCCATGATCATATTCCACTGCTTGAGCATCATCATCGGACTCCACTGCTAGAGCATCATCATCGGATTCCACTGCTTGAGCATTATCATCAGATTCCACCTCTTCAGCACTGTTACTATTCTCAGCAACCCCAATGTGAACAGGAGTCATAGGACTTAATTTTTCTAGATCCCATTCTTCATCCAAGTTTCTCAATGGTTCTCTTCCACCCTTGGAACTATGACTGGCTGCTGCATGGCCCAGCAACAAATCTTCAACAGCTCTTTTTTCTACCCTACGCTTTCTGACCGTTCGGCGACCTCGTCCACCCCCTTGTCCTTGTGTTCCCTGTCCCTGCTGTTTTAATTTCTGACTTAGATTCTCGGTGACCTTGATGTTTCGACGGCCAATGTCTTGTTTGGAATTGTACATTCTTTTAGACAGCTTTTTACCCCGTCCAAGATCACTAGCTCCTCGCCCACGTTTGTTTCCACTTCGTGCAATTTTATTAGCAGAAGGTTTAACTTTGGTGAATCCATTATGATCAAGAGCTGCTGCCTCAAACTCTCTGTTAGGCTTGAAGGGAGTATATCTTGATGGAAGCCTCTGCTAATTAGCAAAAACATAAAATGGTCCATTAGATTACGATGAAAATTTCAAGTCAGCGACCCAGATGCTCAAAACCAAATAACACAGGAAAATGAAAAAGACTCACAATGTATTCTGTTGCTTCTTTCTCCTCAACAGGCTCAAGTCTCTCAAGCTTTACGTAGCTGATGGATGAATCAAACTCAAAAAGCCTGAGAGACAATGCTGCAGTGGTTAGTGGAACCCATGGAAGTAGAGCAACTGATTCAGGATCAGCAGACACATGTGCAGCACTTTTTGACATACTGCTTAATCCCAACAATTCGTCTGTTGTAGAGAAGTTTGATGACAAAAAATCACGCCGTAGCGCTTTTTCAAACAGGGTCAACATCTGCAAAATAGGTTTTCAATTTATGCATGTCAGCATAGATTTTGATCGTCGATTTTCTGAAtgatacatacatacatacatatatatatatatatatatatatatatatatatatatatatatataagattaaacTTCAAGAATTGAAACGGCATGAAACCTGTAAAAGTTCCTCCACGGTTGATGATTTATTCAACTTCACACCCCAATGCTTCCTAAAATCAGTTGTCCAAATTGTTCCGAATGCTTCAGAGAGAACAGATGCCTGTAAATCAAAACGTGAGTACAATAATACAATCCTCAaaggtaaaaataataataggatGCAGAATGACAtcttaaaatttacaaaaaaaattaggttcgAGATTAAGAATCCAAAGTTGCCATCAACTCACCTCCATACATGACAGCAGGACCTTAAGCAATCTTGTCCTCAGAGGAAGAGAATGTTCCATAATATCTTTGGATAAATTACCAACACATTGAAATGTGTGTTTAGAAATATTAAATTCATTATTTGACGGAAATGTTTGGTGGCAGGAATTGCAATGGGAGTCTTCCATAAAATAAGGATCGAGACAGATTTCACAAATATCCACCTGAGGTTTGCATCTCTTTACCCCAAATTTTATTGCACataaaattgatgaattatagcATTCTTTCCACATCCACTTCTGAAAATCTTGATACCTTCTCAAGGCAGCTTTCTTTTCATTCTCACTTTTGCCAAGCTCAATTTTGAAGGATGATGAAGTTTCAGATGTACCAGAGTTCAACTCATGAAGGGTACTGCTAGGACTGCCAGATCCTGAAAGGTGCTCAGGCACTGGATATGTTTCATCAGCTTCAGTTTTCATAGAACCTTCCCCTTTGCTTCCAATTTTTGTACATTGTGTATTTTTTCGAACATTTTCTTTAAAGGATTTCTCAATCTTTTGCAACATTAAGCGCAAATGAGACTCCCTGATCCCGCGTGAATCCAGTGATGTCAAAAGAATATCAAAGGCCTGCAAAGGAATGGcagaataaataatatatacattACAAAAAGGCAAGCTCAAAACAGTATAATTCGTCCAAAACAATGGCTATGCTCtatgagaaggaaaaaaaaggcaAGCTCAAAACGGtaataaaatactaatataaataCATTACAATTTCGCACAAACATTCACATCTTCAGATTTAAAAGAATCACAATAACAATTTCATGGCAGGCCACCCAATAAATCAAGAATAAATTAAGAACAAAGACATCAATGTGGCAGGTCAATGAAGTTACCTCTTCAGAATCAATAAGCCTCCAACTGCCATCATGATGTTCAACAAAGATCCTGCCAGAACCAGGATCATTACTAGAAGCAGATGCAACAAACTGCCAATATCGGTTACGCCTGCGGTCTTGGCCAAGGGGTAGAGACCTGTAGACATACATCTCCTCTGCTATGTGGGAAATATAAGATTTTAACTGTGATCGTGACCTTTTTGAATATTGTGCATGCATCTGACTCTGAGAGTTGTCCGGACCTGTGCCTGGGCAGAAATCATGAGCTACCAATGGCTTTTCAATAAGTAGACTCTGTGCAGAAGGAGCTCCTCTTTGGTTTTCTGCAGTGCTGGGTGATGCTTCATTCTTAATGTTGTTAATATTGATGTCGAGCAATGGGCTTTGATTTCCCTCCACAGCAGGATATGTGTCTTGTGTTTCAAATTTATTTCCAGCAAGTGATGGGAAATCTAATTTACTAATATAATCATCTTTCAGACGAACTTTATCTATTTGTGCTTCAGCCCACATTTGCTTTTTCAGAGCATTTGCTGCTTCCAATCGATCCTGAGAAACAGTTCAGGTCAACTAAAAAACTAAATGCAAAAGTAAACTAGAAGATATATATTACATGTGAGTTTAGTTCACCTCAAGAATAATACGGATTGAATTTCCTTCATTTGCCACACCAACCAATGCAACAAGAGCGTTTAGACGCTCTTCTACACTGAGATCAGAGTATTCTCCTTCGGTAAGTCCTTGAACCCATGGTTCTCCAGACTTGCTTTCATCGATTTCCATATTATCATCAAGATTTCTGGCATTTAGATTTTCACAAGCAACTGGTTGTCTGGTGACAGAAGTGGGACAATCGGCATCCTTGGAACCATTCTCAGGAAAACAAGGCAGATCAGTATCAAGTTTATTTTGAATAAGGTCTACATCATTGGCcaaattttcttttacatttACCAAACTAATATCCATATTATCGTATTGTACTGAATTTTGGTTTCCACTTGAAGGATTTACCAAATCATCGTCTTCAGGATCCTCATCAACTTCGTCACTTTCTgactcttcttctctttcaacatcAACGGCATCTTCACCAGCTagaaacccattttcaaatatctgGATTTTCTTTCTTGCTTCTGAAAGAATGGACTCAGCATCTGCAGGATCCTGTCTAAATGCAGTTCGTACACGATATGTTGATGGAGCTATTCTTTCGAAAAGTTTGCCATCTCTTGTCAAAGCAACCGAAATTGATGCTTCAGGTGTCTTGCTGGTTGTCAGGTCCCGAAGACCAGATTTCTGACAAGAAAAGAAACATAAGAACAAagttgacaatttttaaaagataattcAATCTGATGATAAACAATTCACCTGAATCTTCTCTGCAAGCTCTAGTACATTCAAACCTTTGGGGCCCTCAAGAGAGAGAACATGAAATGCTGCAAATTTAACTGTTCCTGGAGTTAACCTGTGTCTCGATCTTCGAGGAGCTAATAAACCTTTCTCTCGCATTTTTGCCACTGCACTTACGGCTGCTGAACCATTACGAAGTGTAGAAATGACATCATCACCACTTCTTCCCTGCAGTTACAAATACATTTAGTTCCACTTAGTTCATTAACAAATGTATGACGAGAAAGTCCATTGTTGCTTTTACATGCATGCAAAATCATACATGGTCGGTAAAAATCGTCAATGATAACAAAAAGCTCATGCAGAACCAGCAAACTAAAATGATAATACTTTTgagctaaaaattaaaaaaaagtaaagtaaaGAAAATGAACCTCTTCTTTATCATTTGCACATGACCAGGTAATGCTTCTTTTTTTCAACTGTGGTCCAAATCCTGCAGATAGTGCTAACTGTCGCAAAATTTCAGGCCATGTCAATTGATTTAAGTTCTTCTGCCAATTTCGTATGTCAAATCCCCATGTATATGCCTAACATAAAACACAGCATTATTGATGTGGACTGCATTGaacaaaaataacatttgtctaaaaataacagataatttttttgatatagtTCAACTTACTCCTTCCACAATCTCTGGATGGCCACCGGCAGGATTAGCAGCTCCATTCTGGTTCACTCCTAATCCTGTAGAAGGTGTCCTTGCAACATCTTCAATgtcttttattatcattttaagaACAGCAACATGTATCTCACCCAACAATCTTGAATCCTGTTATcattaagttttaattttaaacacCCATAAATGAGCCAAAAATTGCAAGAAAAATAGTTCACTTGCAGTACAAAATCATTAGGAAAGGCCAGATTTACTCACATAATCATGAAATGCTTGTACAAATTCATCAAGAGTAAAAGGCCATAACTCAAGAGCATCAGCAAAGGTGATCAAGAATCTCCAAACCTGAAATAGGACACCACAGGTTTCATACATTAAATTCAGAATCCTCAATTTaagctaaaaaaacaaattaagaataaaaaatgttaataaaacTTGTACTGCAAACAGAAGTACATCCACATGTTACAATTATATCAATAATCTCAATGTAACATACATGGAAGGTCAGCTTAAATCCAACTTCACCGCCCGCCTCTTGACAGtaccaaaaaaagaagtttGCAATCAATGTGTGATATGTTGTGTGTTATATATGTACACGATAAGGAAACAAGAGGGGCAATTCAAACATACCATGAGAAGGTTGCCAACATCTTGTTCCGAGTTGATCCAGGGCTGGATAGCAAATGGCTTTTTTAGCTTTACACTTTTAGGCGGGAAAACACACAAGGAATCTACAGTACAAATGTTGAAGTACAGCATTTTTCTTAGTGATAAATACTTTAACAGAACCAAATTAAGTAATATCACTAAGTAAAATATGAGAAATTGCTCACCCCTAAATGATTCAAGGTTTTGCAAAGTATCAAGATCAATATGGATAATAGAAGAAAGCCCCTTGCTTGCTGCAGCCAACTCCATCAATTCTAACTGTTCATCCTCAATGAGCTCCGTAGACTCTTTAGCTATTCTACGAGCATTTGCCTTTTCAAGGGCAGCTTTCCTTCTCTCTGCCTCTTTCTCTTTGCGAATCTCTTCCTTTTGCTTCCTTTTCTCGGCCTTTATTAAATATAACACAAGAAGGTATAGTAAGATACATTAAATATCTTTAGATCAATTTGATTCAATAAAGCAATAAAATTGAGCATAAAACTTACTCTTAAATGTTCTTTGATCATATATTTTTCCCTTCGTTCTATCTCCCGCCTTTGCTCACGCTTCAatctttcctcttctctctgcCTCTCACGCATCATcctttcttcttccttccttCTCTCACGATCTAGCCTTTCCATTTCTTTCCTCATTCGCTCTTCATTCTACGAGGAGATGAAAATAGAAGGGTTAGCTAAAAAAGAATAGTATGTCTTTAAAGCTCCATCAATATATAGTGACATGTTATGTTCACTGAATAAGACCTTTCTTCTTAGGATATCTTGTTTCTCAAGTTCTTTCTTCATCCTTATTTCATAGGCTTCAACTTCCTTGACAACTCTGGCATCGTCAGTCTACatgaataaagtaaaaaaatataaatcatcCTCAGCAGAGAATATTACATTAACTTTGTACTGTTggggaaaataataaaaaataacacttaGCTTACAAATTCAATTAATACCTTTCGTTTCTTCTCCACCCGCAAGACCGTGTCATTATGGAAAACTTGTCCACCAGGTAAAGCTAAAGGATTTTCTTGTCCACCAATTTGGTGATCAGTGAATTGGGAGTTAATGCCAGTATTGGCTATGTTTGGGTGAGGTTCCCTTTTGGGGACAACATCATTATCTCGAGGAGGAGATGGATAGGGAATTGATTGCTTGTCCTGCTGAGACAAAAAGGGAGGAGGGGAAGTATAGGGAGTCACTGGCTTGTCATGTTGAGATGATAGGCGAGCACGGGAAGACTGGCTTTGAGTTCCATGAATTCTAGGTAGATGTTCATTTCCAATCGGAAAAGGAGGAGTTCTGGCAGGACCCTCCATTGGATCGTATAAATGGGGTTGACTCAATTGTCCAAACATATCAGATCTAATGCTAGGCTGGTTCGGAACAAACGGATATTCAGGGAATGTCCTTGCCATTGCCTGCAATGGAGCCCGTTTTAAATCAGAATTTCAAATGAAACAACCAAACAAATATAGGTGTCCCATCTAGATAACTATCTCACACAACTgtgaatgagaaagaaaaaggtTTTTTAAGACACATATCTAAAATGCATCAGCAAAGACTTACCTTATTCGTTCTAACTTCATGTCTTTCGTATATTTTACTGTCGTAGGCAAGACTAGGCCGCTTCTGCTGTTCTGCAACAGCTGCACCAAAAGAAACTACCAGAAGTGAGTAGCCAAACAAGACTCATGCACCCATCGGAATCAATCATTCATATATCACTAACAACTTGTACCAAGACAGCATTGTTTCTCACAacattttagattaaaaagaatcAGCCAACTCGATGGTATTTTATCTCAACATTGCTACCTTAATACAGAACATCTAAGAAAGTAGTTAACCATTTACCACACATATGTGTCAGAAAAGGAAACACTATAGTCAACAATAAGAAAAATTACCATGATCCCTAAATAGAATGTACAATATACAGACAAAAAGCAGAACACAAAAAAGGAAATACATCAGTTATCTATCATAAGCAGAACTCAACAtaagtataaaataaactacaaaaaagtaacttattcTAAAACAGCAAAGTAACTTATTCTAAGATAGCAAAACAAAGCTGAAAGAACATTGACTATACCTAAGGGTGCCCCAAATGCATCAGGTGGCAATGGATCAAACTCGATTCCCAAAATAGGTCCATCTTCCCTCAAAGGCTCCCCTAACTGTGCCTCCACACAAGCAATTGCTCTAAGCTCCATTATAGTCTGTGGTGACTCATAATAACTCCTTGGAGGAGGCACCACATTCCTCAACTCCGTCCGGGCAAACGGGCTAGACCCCGAACCTGACCCGGATCCATATTCATTACAAGGCTCAAGAATCAACTTAGGATTAGGCTCATGAGTAGGAGAATCCAGTAAAGGTGGCGCCTTTCGCGCCTTCTTAACTGGTAACTCCTTCTTGTCTTTCAACCTCCGGTGACAAAACCACATCTGTAACTGTCGATCCGACAACCCCAACTTCTCAGACAGCTCTATCCTTGTTGTCTCCGAAGGATATGTCTCCACTGAAAttcacaaaaacacaaaaattccaaaaaaataaaaaacaaaaacccataaccaaaatcataaacttaaaacaaaccaaaaactcaaatttgaagaacaaaagaagGAACTGACAAGCATAAGCTTTCTCAAGCATTTCAAGCTGAAAAGGGGTTTTCATCTGTCTCTTAGGTTTGCTTTGACCTTCACTTGAACTCACAATCTTGTTGTTACTTCcattgttgttgaaattttcATTACTATTTTCACCCCCATCATCACCCTTCTGGGAATTATTCTCTGCTTCAGCTTCCATCGATCAAGATCGAATTTTTTTCCCCTCTTCAAACCCTAGATTCCACCACCAGCCACAAAAGAAGAACACGAAGCAACAACAAAAGCAACACAACACAATAATTAAGGttgagttatttttatttagtagtTTTCTATTATCTGTTTAGAAACAAAATTTTCGTGAAAGTCAAGGaatggaaaaatgaaaaaagaataataattattaacGGTGGAACTTAAATTGTTGAAAAGATAGAACAAGAAAGAAGAacaataaaagaacaaaaaagaaaatgataataagaataagaaaagtaataattgataaacaaaaataataaaagaacaagaacaacaacaacagtttCTCTTGACTACTATAATTCCACCAACACCTTTCATAattattcttctttttaatttcccttttttaaaattaatcttttattatgtgtttttatgAATGAAGAATGAATGAACGGTGTGATGTGATGAAcgtttgtttgtttgatgataTGATCACGTCAAACATGAGCCagctaaaaaacaaaaacaatgaagaatgctttttttctttttattttattaacaaaaaatgaaaaatgttccTCTCACTCGActttgtatgtgtttttttgtGTAATACATGTATGTATTTCTCTCCCacgttgttttgattttgatgaactttttattgtgtatgttttgattttgattttggatttttctctcttttacttTGAGTGTAATTTTGGTTAATTGGTTaattgattgaataaaaaaaaaaaaagataaattgattgaaattgttGATTGGTTTAGTTTATTAAAGTGTTGTCACATGAAggaattgaagagagagaagaattacggtgttttttttgttcaagttgTGTACTATTAGATTTGTTCTTTAAAAacattgtgtgtttttttgAAGGGGTTGGTTTCGTGATTTGGGATCCTCAGCGTGCGATGATATGTTTCTCGTTCGTGTTGTTGTGGGCCATAcctttccactttttttttttttttttatgtattatcaagtaaatttttttttttttttcatatagtctagtggttagaattcacctgtgaataagtggggtgtccggggttcgaactccagcacctacatataataatgcattgtcctaccaactatTTAAGAGgggataatgaaaaaatttagaCATAATGCAAATGAAAAATACGGTAAAAAGTGATATAAATCGTTCTCACATATattattcacatatattaaTAGTACTTTATCCACCGTAATATAGATTATTTCCAATTTTtcccctataaatttttttttttttaatttcatccttaaaagttgaagattttttggttttgaatcttcataaaaaatttcaccccctgtaatttgagaaaatttaggtttacccctttgtaatttgagaaatttcggtttaccccctcttaatttgagcaaatttcagTTTATCCCCTGCCATATCTTTGAATTTGTACTTTCAACATTCATGACGGTCCAAaatcaaaaatcttca
Proteins encoded in this window:
- the LOC11441271 gene encoding homeobox-DDT domain protein RLT1 isoform X1; translated protein: MEAEAENNSQKGDDGGENSNENFNNNGSNNKIVSSSEGQSKPKRQMKTPFQLEMLEKAYALETYPSETTRIELSEKLGLSDRQLQMWFCHRRLKDKKELPVKKARKAPPLLDSPTHEPNPKLILEPCNEYGSGSGSGSSPFARTELRNVVPPPRSYYESPQTIMELRAIACVEAQLGEPLREDGPILGIEFDPLPPDAFGAPLAVAEQQKRPSLAYDSKIYERHEVRTNKAMARTFPEYPFVPNQPSIRSDMFGQLSQPHLYDPMEGPARTPPFPIGNEHLPRIHGTQSQSSRARLSSQHDKPVTPYTSPPPFLSQQDKQSIPYPSPPRDNDVVPKREPHPNIANTGINSQFTDHQIGGQENPLALPGGQVFHNDTVLRVEKKRKTDDARVVKEVEAYEIRMKKELEKQDILRRKNEERMRKEMERLDRERRKEEERMMRERQREEERLKREQRREIERREKYMIKEHLRAEKRKQKEEIRKEKEAERRKAALEKANARRIAKESTELIEDEQLELMELAAASKGLSSIIHIDLDTLQNLESFRDSLCVFPPKSVKLKKPFAIQPWINSEQDVGNLLMVWRFLITFADALELWPFTLDEFVQAFHDYDSRLLGEIHVAVLKMIIKDIEDVARTPSTGLGVNQNGAANPAGGHPEIVEGAYTWGFDIRNWQKNLNQLTWPEILRQLALSAGFGPQLKKRSITWSCANDKEEGRSGDDVISTLRNGSAAVSAVAKMREKGLLAPRRSRHRLTPGTVKFAAFHVLSLEGPKGLNVLELAEKIQKSGLRDLTTSKTPEASISVALTRDGKLFERIAPSTYRVRTAFRQDPADAESILSEARKKIQIFENGFLAGEDAVDVEREEESESDEVDEDPEDDDLVNPSSGNQNSVQYDNMDISLVNVKENLANDVDLIQNKLDTDLPCFPENGSKDADCPTSVTRQPVACENLNARNLDDNMEIDESKSGEPWVQGLTEGEYSDLSVEERLNALVALVGVANEGNSIRIILEDRLEAANALKKQMWAEAQIDKVRLKDDYISKLDFPSLAGNKFETQDTYPAVEGNQSPLLDININNIKNEASPSTAENQRGAPSAQSLLIEKPLVAHDFCPGTGPDNSQSQMHAQYSKRSRSQLKSYISHIAEEMYVYRSLPLGQDRRRNRYWQFVASASSNDPGSGRIFVEHHDGSWRLIDSEEAFDILLTSLDSRGIRESHLRLMLQKIEKSFKENVRKNTQCTKIGSKGEGSMKTEADETYPVPEHLSGSGSPSSTLHELNSGTSETSSSFKIELGKSENEKKAALRRYQDFQKWMWKECYNSSILCAIKFGVKRCKPQVDICEICLDPYFMEDSHCNSCHQTFPSNNEFNISKHTFQCVGNLSKDIMEHSLPLRTRLLKVLLSCMEASVLSEAFGTIWTTDFRKHWGVKLNKSSTVEELLQMLTLFEKALRRDFLSSNFSTTDELLGLSSMSKSAAHVSADPESVALLPWVPLTTAALSLRLFEFDSSISYVKLERLEPVEEKEATEYIQRLPSRYTPFKPNREFEAAALDHNGFTKVKPSANKIARSGNKRGRGASDLGRGKKLSKRMYNSKQDIGRRNIKVTENLSQKLKQQGQGTQGQGGGRGRRTVRKRRVEKRAVEDLLLGHAAASHSSKGGREPLRNLDEEWDLEKLSPMTPVHIGVAENSNSAEEVESDDNAQAVESDDDALAVESDDDAQAVEYDHGNWEIGYNGVSPNRWDRDLVGMSDEDVDNFEDEDNGNDNDIGIGIEENEEEDSEEDVMSEGSDGMLNRVVNVGGSEDVMSEDSSD
- the LOC11441271 gene encoding homeobox-DDT domain protein RLT1 isoform X2, whose translation is MEAEAENNSQKGDDGGENSNENFNNNGSNNKIVSSSEGQSKPKRQMKTPFQLEMLEKAYALETYPSETTRIELSEKLGLSDRQLQMWFCHRRLKDKKELPVKKARKAPPLLDSPTHEPNPKLILEPCNEYGSGSGSGSSPFARTELRNVVPPPRSYYESPQTIMELRAIACVEAQLGEPLREDGPILGIEFDPLPPDAFGAPLAVAEQQKRPSLAYDSKIYERHEVRTNKAMARTFPEYPFVPNQPSIRSDMFGQLSQPHLYDPMEGPARTPPFPIGNEHLPRIHGTQSQSSRARLSSQHDKPVTPYTSPPPFLSQQDKQSIPYPSPPRDNDVVPKREPHPNIANTGINSQFTDHQIGGQENPLALPGGQVFHNDTVLRVEKKRKTDDARVVKEVEAYEIRMKKELEKQDILRRKNEERMRKEMERLDRERRKEEERMMRERQREEERLKREQRREIERREKYMIKEHLRAEKRKQKEEIRKEKEAERRKAALEKANARRIAKESTELIEDEQLELMELAAASKGLSSIIHIDLDTLQNLESFRDSLCVFPPKSVKLKKPFAIQPWINSEQDVGNLLMVWRFLITFADALELWPFTLDEFVQAFHDYDSRLLGEIHVAVLKMIIKDIEDVARTPSTGLGVNQNGAANPAGGHPEIVEGAYTWGFDIRNWQKNLNQLTWPEILRQLALSAGFGPQLKKRSITWSCANDKEEGRSGDDVISTLRNGSAAVSAVAKMREKGLLAPRRSRHRLTPGTVKFAAFHVLSLEGPKGLNVLELAEKIQKSGLRDLTTSKTPEASISVALTRDGKLFERIAPSTYRVRTAFRQDPADAESILSEARKKIQIFENGFLAGEDAVDVEREEESESDEVDEDPEDDDLVNPSSGNQNSVQYDNMDISLVNVKENLANDVDLIQNKLDTDLPCFPENGSKDADCPTSVTRQPVACENLNARNLDDNMEIDESKSGEPWVQGLTEGEYSDLSVEERLNALVALVGVANEGNSIRIILEDRLEAANALKKQMWAEAQIDKVRLKDDYISKLDFPSLAGNKFETQDTYPAVEGNQSPLLDININNIKNEASPSTAENQRGAPSAQSLLIEKPLVAHDFCPGTGPDNSQSQMHAQYSKRSRSQLKSYISHIAEEMYVYRSLPLGQDRRRNRYWQFVASASSNDPGSGRIFVEHHDGSWRLIDSEEAFDILLTSLDSRGIRESHLRLMLQKIEKSFKENVRKNTQCTKIGSKGEGSMKTEADETYPVPEHLSGSGSPSSTLHELNSGTSETSSSFKIELGKSENEKKAALRRYQDFQKWMWKECYNSSILCAIKFGVKRCKPQVDICEICLDPYFMEDSHCNSCHQTFPSNNEFNISKHTFQCVGNLSKDIMEHSLPLRTRLLKVLLSCMEASVLSEAFGTIWTTDFRKHWGVKLNKSSTVEELLQMLTLFEKALRRDFLSSNFSTTDELLGLSSMSKSAAHVSADPESVALLPWVPLTTAALSLRLFEFDSSISYVKLERLEPVEEKEATEYIRLPSRYTPFKPNREFEAAALDHNGFTKVKPSANKIARSGNKRGRGASDLGRGKKLSKRMYNSKQDIGRRNIKVTENLSQKLKQQGQGTQGQGGGRGRRTVRKRRVEKRAVEDLLLGHAAASHSSKGGREPLRNLDEEWDLEKLSPMTPVHIGVAENSNSAEEVESDDNAQAVESDDDALAVESDDDAQAVEYDHGNWEIGYNGVSPNRWDRDLVGMSDEDVDNFEDEDNGNDNDIGIGIEENEEEDSEEDVMSEGSDGMLNRVVNVGGSEDVMSEDSSD